In Halorussus limi, a genomic segment contains:
- a CDS encoding DUF7563 family protein translates to MAVRLPDSDSDRTTCDYCEAHVTAHFRRTYGTEDRRAKRCPVCDSWPRIEHGSARGEAVDHPDPQEYNARTGGKELRRKCVADGGDGL, encoded by the coding sequence ATGGCTGTCCGGTTACCCGACTCGGACAGCGACCGCACTACCTGCGACTACTGCGAAGCACACGTCACGGCCCATTTCCGGCGGACCTACGGAACTGAGGACCGGCGTGCGAAGCGGTGCCCAGTGTGCGATTCGTGGCCGCGAATCGAACACGGGTCTGCCCGCGGTGAGGCCGTCGACCATCCCGACCCGCAGGAGTACAACGCTCGAACCGGCGGGAAGGAACTCCGCCGGAAGTGCGTGGCCGACGGAGGTGACGGACTGTGA
- a CDS encoding DUF488 domain-containing protein, whose translation MTVHTTYFGGLNATVSPADDALVLGVVRYPKEFVHRVTDRNVPAVAPPDDLLDAFKTVKEAADRDGVTNPSGAAWRTVDFEDRYRSHLDGSGPRQVLTELRDRVAHRDVWFVCWEKDPRYCHRRVLAEVLLEECDDRVVHHPAPADLEEFSDAQDGPDIARLTEFSGGGTA comes from the coding sequence GTGACAGTCCACACGACTTACTTCGGCGGACTCAACGCCACCGTCTCGCCCGCAGACGACGCGCTCGTTCTCGGCGTCGTTCGGTATCCGAAGGAGTTCGTCCATCGCGTCACCGACCGGAACGTTCCGGCGGTCGCACCGCCCGACGACCTGCTCGACGCATTCAAGACCGTCAAGGAGGCTGCCGACCGCGACGGTGTCACGAATCCGAGCGGGGCGGCCTGGCGGACCGTCGACTTCGAGGATCGGTATCGATCTCATCTCGACGGTTCCGGTCCTCGGCAGGTTCTCACCGAACTGCGCGACCGCGTCGCCCATCGCGATGTCTGGTTCGTCTGCTGGGAGAAGGACCCGCGGTACTGTCACCGCCGCGTGCTGGCCGAGGTCCTCCTGGAGGAGTGTGACGACCGAGTCGTCCATCATCCCGCCCCGGCGGACCTCGAAGAGTTCAGCGATGCCCAAGACGGTCCGGATATCGCTCGACTCACCGAGTTCTCTGGAGGTGGGACTGCGTGA
- a CDS encoding DUF7845 domain-containing protein, translating to MTHVASAPHELKANLNYTEYGLSPYWAVSNLLIREYDGYASDLQFEIGGETWDVEFAYQSGGIAPRLQDDVGGETLYEPKINVRGDGERKADFHIRPRYEGMTTPEGSRISSPFDRDSLPNEGYNVRVQGSNLEPHEYTKLLPAIVQRLGAEVSQRINPDYFTSGNLHASSNVDEYERYVRLRRSMNQKVIGTSGILQKLHFLLLDQEGVKYSIDVDNEDVVGKMHKMPLDRSAIREVPLGSRGKQLKSYLLKNPDSVDDTDPTYHPKFGVLFKKSLNGENTIRWSEVDALTRELHESIVNLLYWSGVPTDPDHTTFVPDDHFAATAYEEDENSTVRLFDDPTPDLEASQEAMLVRQLRELTDADMEHLRAMTDGGQRHYDAVIEEADTSVSTLYRTLKRCDALLKSDNGVVKWRSKKIRQEVAAVFERVEETVEAAADQAARLLGMDPQQLKEKGSAFQAWLNRYGAEVLDDGTEPRSRVHIKITSVLSRFRSGSGEYIAKVLEYLEIVWSKAGFDASLHGAVIEYNTGNGYERFRYGSKKHQSLMESSATR from the coding sequence ATGACCCACGTTGCAAGCGCGCCGCACGAACTCAAGGCCAACCTCAATTACACTGAGTACGGACTCTCGCCGTACTGGGCCGTCTCGAATCTCCTGATTCGCGAGTACGACGGATACGCCTCGGACCTTCAGTTCGAAATCGGCGGCGAGACGTGGGACGTAGAGTTCGCCTATCAGTCCGGCGGTATCGCGCCACGCCTACAGGATGATGTCGGTGGTGAAACGCTCTACGAGCCGAAAATCAACGTCCGCGGCGACGGAGAGCGGAAGGCCGACTTCCACATCCGACCGCGGTACGAGGGAATGACAACTCCCGAGGGCTCGCGAATCAGTTCACCGTTCGACCGCGATTCGCTCCCCAACGAGGGTTATAACGTTCGGGTACAGGGAAGTAATCTGGAACCACACGAGTACACTAAACTGCTTCCAGCAATCGTGCAGCGATTAGGTGCCGAGGTCAGTCAGCGAATTAACCCGGACTACTTCACGTCGGGCAACCTGCACGCCTCCTCGAACGTCGACGAGTACGAGCGGTACGTTCGACTCCGGCGCTCGATGAATCAGAAGGTCATCGGTACCAGCGGTATCCTGCAGAAACTCCACTTCCTCCTGCTCGACCAGGAAGGCGTCAAGTACTCCATCGACGTGGACAACGAGGACGTGGTCGGGAAGATGCACAAGATGCCGCTGGACCGGTCGGCGATTCGCGAGGTCCCGCTTGGCTCTCGCGGTAAGCAACTCAAGAGCTACTTGCTGAAGAACCCCGACTCCGTCGACGACACCGACCCGACCTATCACCCGAAGTTCGGCGTTCTGTTCAAGAAGTCGCTAAACGGCGAGAACACGATTCGATGGAGCGAGGTCGACGCTCTGACTCGGGAACTCCACGAGAGCATCGTCAACTTGCTGTACTGGAGCGGTGTGCCGACCGACCCCGACCATACGACGTTCGTGCCCGACGACCACTTTGCGGCAACCGCGTATGAGGAGGACGAGAACTCCACAGTTCGGTTGTTCGACGATCCGACGCCTGACCTCGAGGCCAGTCAGGAGGCGATGCTCGTTCGCCAACTCCGAGAACTCACCGACGCGGACATGGAACACCTGCGGGCGATGACCGACGGTGGTCAGCGTCACTACGACGCGGTCATCGAAGAGGCCGACACCTCAGTCTCGACGCTTTACCGCACACTCAAGCGTTGCGATGCACTCCTCAAGTCCGACAACGGCGTGGTGAAGTGGCGCTCGAAGAAGATCCGGCAGGAAGTCGCCGCGGTGTTCGAGCGCGTCGAGGAGACCGTCGAGGCCGCGGCCGACCAGGCCGCGCGACTGCTCGGGATGGACCCACAGCAGTTGAAGGAGAAAGGCTCGGCCTTCCAAGCGTGGCTGAACCGCTACGGTGCCGAAGTCCTCGACGACGGTACCGAGCCTCGAAGCAGAGTCCACATCAAGATCACGTCGGTCCTCTCGCGGTTCCGCTCGGGGTCGGGCGAGTACATCGCGAAGGTCTTGGAGTATCTCGAAATCGTGTGGTCGAAAGCCGGGTTCGACGCCTCGCTACACGGCGCAGTCATCGAATACAACACGGGCAACGGCTACGAGCGGTTCCGGTACGGCTCGAAGAAACACCAGTCGCTGATGGAGAGTAGCGCGACCCGGTAG
- a CDS encoding AbrB/MazE/SpoVT family DNA-binding domain-containing protein yields the protein MSNDSVTVFADTRKAIHGSGCTQVTIPQDLTETLDIEIGDQLLFTYDQGDDAITIRPADGLSPYE from the coding sequence ATGAGTAACGATAGCGTCACCGTGTTCGCCGACACTCGCAAGGCGATTCACGGCTCGGGTTGTACGCAGGTCACTATCCCGCAGGACCTCACCGAGACCCTCGACATCGAAATCGGCGACCAGCTCCTGTTCACCTACGACCAAGGTGACGACGCGATCACCATCCGTCCCGCCGACGGCTTGAGTCCGTATGAGTAG
- a CDS encoding DUF3800 domain-containing protein, with translation MSYLYIFVDESGEPQTDRCYAVAGCWVVSARPNPNEVLMPTKDRLMSTIEGSELGKDSIGELKGASTPPPVLDTLFAYLRSGIHDDSSIQQTNYPWQVSKPMRYTLHEVNSDAGTDAIEDLVGPQQTGETLKTISLASILSPLRQEDRLETGDFDQVRVYLDAEVWQNPAQRLREVSNLASDELPPVSFETRDSRGTPGIQLSDLAAYSWRRNLLKTDCETAASTLNDFRFFR, from the coding sequence ATGTCTTATCTCTACATCTTTGTTGATGAGAGCGGGGAGCCGCAGACAGATCGCTGTTACGCGGTAGCTGGATGTTGGGTAGTCTCCGCACGACCAAATCCAAATGAGGTTCTAATGCCGACAAAAGACCGCCTCATGTCCACCATTGAAGGGAGTGAGCTCGGTAAGGATTCGATTGGGGAATTGAAGGGAGCGTCGACACCGCCACCAGTATTGGACACGCTCTTCGCGTATCTCCGCAGCGGCATCCACGATGATTCGTCGATTCAACAAACAAACTACCCTTGGCAAGTGAGCAAACCGATGCGGTATACACTCCATGAGGTGAACTCGGATGCGGGTACGGACGCTATCGAAGACTTAGTTGGCCCTCAGCAGACAGGAGAAACACTGAAAACTATCTCTTTGGCGTCTATCCTTTCGCCACTACGTCAAGAAGATCGATTAGAAACGGGTGACTTTGATCAAGTCCGCGTCTATCTAGATGCGGAGGTTTGGCAGAACCCTGCTCAGCGTCTTCGAGAAGTTTCTAACCTCGCGTCGGACGAACTACCGCCTGTTTCGTTTGAAACTCGAGACAGCCGAGGAACACCCGGAATCCAGCTTTCAGACCTTGCGGCGTACTCGTGGAGACGGAATTTACTGAAAACAGACTGTGAAACGGCAGCGAGTACACTCAACGACTTTCGCTTCTTCAGGTAG
- a CDS encoding ThiF family adenylyltransferase — MIRVTILGDVWDSLRDRCNQSAPLEDGGFVLTRPVETASGVRLVVDQEVAPPNYENRWNIQEQRRLRPTTRYKSKVMGESFQTDRVPFFVHSHPDGPPGFSYADELMHEAWLRDFVESSAQGAFGSLVIHGNDVTGKLWTGIDYADDQHEVDVVNCCGSRPIRSVRNLDDAVPRDLTGDVGDGMGETSTTNEVDPLEIADRQLQLIDRLGQARLTSAKVGIVGLGGTGSATAIQCARAGIGSLLLADPDTAEISNANRLYSLTLEQAREGTAKTKVLEDHLGRTATAEVETIQDDVTTGSYDEELLDCDVIFGCTDRHTPRDYLNKLSVLYGIPYIDVGTRPTANDGLVLDLFADARHVVNGGPCLWCLDVLDPGKIREENMPKELVDREVKDGYRRDEGPEPSNVFMTTMAATMGAVQAVAYLLNQENIWDEMVVFNLWACDLQRYATDRADDCVCQKGQWSPSVHQLSLLSF, encoded by the coding sequence ATGATTCGAGTCACTATTCTGGGAGACGTCTGGGACTCACTACGAGACCGTTGTAACCAGTCTGCTCCACTGGAAGATGGTGGGTTCGTACTCACCCGCCCTGTCGAAACGGCGTCTGGAGTCCGACTGGTCGTAGACCAAGAAGTAGCCCCACCGAACTACGAGAACCGTTGGAACATCCAAGAGCAGCGGCGTCTCCGCCCGACGACGAGATACAAGTCGAAGGTGATGGGTGAGTCTTTCCAGACCGACAGAGTTCCGTTCTTTGTACACAGTCATCCCGATGGCCCGCCGGGATTCTCGTATGCCGACGAACTGATGCACGAGGCTTGGCTTCGAGACTTCGTTGAGTCCTCAGCCCAAGGCGCATTTGGGAGCCTCGTCATCCACGGAAACGATGTCACAGGAAAGCTCTGGACCGGTATAGACTATGCGGACGACCAACACGAGGTTGATGTGGTGAATTGCTGTGGATCACGGCCAATTCGGTCCGTTCGAAATCTCGACGACGCTGTTCCACGAGACCTCACTGGCGACGTTGGCGATGGAATGGGCGAAACGTCGACTACTAACGAGGTCGACCCGTTGGAGATTGCCGACCGGCAATTGCAGCTCATCGACCGTCTCGGACAAGCACGTCTCACCTCGGCAAAAGTCGGTATCGTCGGACTCGGGGGAACTGGCAGTGCAACAGCCATTCAGTGTGCGCGAGCTGGAATTGGGTCGCTACTGTTAGCCGATCCAGATACGGCAGAAATCTCAAATGCAAACAGGCTCTATAGCCTAACACTCGAACAAGCGCGGGAAGGAACAGCGAAAACGAAGGTCCTAGAAGACCATCTCGGTCGGACGGCGACTGCGGAGGTCGAAACGATTCAGGACGACGTGACGACTGGTAGCTACGACGAGGAGTTGCTTGACTGCGACGTCATCTTCGGTTGTACTGACCGACACACCCCTCGGGACTACCTGAACAAACTCTCGGTACTCTACGGTATTCCGTACATCGACGTAGGAACGCGTCCGACCGCGAATGACGGTCTGGTGCTAGACCTTTTCGCGGACGCCCGGCACGTTGTAAATGGTGGTCCTTGCCTGTGGTGCCTTGATGTGCTCGACCCCGGCAAAATCCGTGAAGAGAATATGCCAAAAGAGTTGGTTGACCGCGAAGTAAAGGATGGCTACCGTCGAGACGAGGGGCCAGAGCCGAGTAACGTCTTTATGACGACCATGGCAGCTACTATGGGGGCTGTGCAAGCGGTCGCCTACCTCCTGAATCAGGAGAATATCTGGGATGAAATGGTGGTCTTCAACCTCTGGGCGTGTGATCTCCAGCGGTATGCGACCGATCGAGCTGACGACTGCGTTTGTCAAAAAGGGCAGTGGTCACCATCTGTTCACCAACTTTCTTTGTTATCGTTTTGA
- a CDS encoding E2/UBC family protein — MPGDNDLPDVLVADIETLEADGFDIDIKQSSTTAHVIFRDFELPEQFDPEITDLLVNIHGPRHYPRTALDMFWTETEVTLQNGELPEKADCTKRFAGREWRRFSWHRGDSSDPDWDPAYNDLVDHVAFIEQRLWELS, encoded by the coding sequence ATGCCGGGCGATAACGACCTCCCCGACGTACTCGTCGCCGACATCGAGACGCTGGAAGCCGACGGTTTCGACATTGACATCAAGCAGTCCTCGACCACGGCCCACGTTATCTTCAGAGACTTCGAGCTTCCCGAGCAGTTCGACCCGGAGATCACCGACCTTCTGGTCAATATCCACGGTCCACGGCATTATCCGCGCACGGCTCTCGACATGTTCTGGACCGAAACCGAAGTAACGCTCCAGAACGGTGAGCTTCCCGAGAAAGCGGACTGCACGAAGAGGTTTGCAGGACGAGAATGGCGGCGGTTCTCGTGGCACCGTGGCGATAGCAGCGACCCCGATTGGGACCCGGCCTATAATGATCTCGTCGATCACGTGGCGTTCATCGAACAACGACTCTGGGAGCTCAGTTGA